A stretch of the Chloroflexota bacterium genome encodes the following:
- a CDS encoding cyclase, whose translation MAFRHEFTIAAPRERVLQFHRARRSLAAITPPPIIVRIQAGPEVLSTGDELRFTLWLGPFPIRWHATIEAVSDAGFADRQLSGPFAHWVHRHTFIQSGENLTTVRDEIAYAYHRQFLWGLIGRLFVLGLPVLFAYRAWRTKRLIE comes from the coding sequence ATGGCGTTCAGGCACGAATTCACGATTGCCGCGCCGCGGGAACGCGTTCTTCAGTTCCACCGCGCAAGGCGGAGTCTCGCCGCCATCACGCCGCCGCCCATCATCGTGCGGATTCAGGCGGGACCGGAAGTGCTGTCAACCGGTGACGAACTCCGGTTTACGCTCTGGCTCGGCCCGTTTCCCATCCGCTGGCATGCCACTATCGAAGCCGTGAGCGACGCTGGCTTTGCCGATAGACAGCTTAGCGGCCCGTTCGCGCACTGGGTCCACCGGCATACCTTTATACAGAGCGGAGAGAATCTCACCACCGTGCGCGATGAGATAGCGTACGCCTACCACCGCCAATTCCTTTGGGGGCTAATCGGGCGGCTCTTCGTGCTGGGTCTGCCAGTGCTCTTCGCTTACCGGGCGTGGAGAACGAAGCGGCTGATTGAATAG
- a CDS encoding aminotransferase class V-fold PLP-dependent enzyme, whose translation MQSLAPQQDFIGMEDSSYLYTGAESAPLKSQTQALERYLQERPRAEAGRAEHIATEQRCKQQLASLMGCTADDVGLVGSASEAIILIASGIDFTPGDNIVTNDLEFPSTVLPWIQMKEHGIEVRLARSENWQFTPEDVIAHIDERTRLVAVSHVSYLSGLRLDLDPIAEAAHAHGALLLADVTQSLGVVPVDVSDYDFAVASTYKWLLGIHGGGVLYWNRARLPDFAPGAVGWFSVSDFLSDDRFERITWKPTAERFELGMPSYAAIYALENGVGYLQQFGTDCIGAHVEALGDELIGGLRDQGWTIMTPQERVRRAGNIAIAVDDAVAVRDALIDRNVHTWGGDGRVRASLHLYNDSSDVESYLAALQPFAPGR comes from the coding sequence ATGCAATCGCTCGCACCGCAGCAAGACTTCATAGGTATGGAAGACTCGTCGTATCTCTATACCGGCGCGGAGTCGGCGCCGCTGAAGTCGCAGACGCAGGCGCTGGAGCGCTATCTCCAAGAGCGCCCGCGTGCCGAGGCCGGGCGGGCGGAGCATATAGCCACCGAACAGCGGTGCAAGCAGCAACTCGCGAGCCTCATGGGCTGTACGGCGGACGATGTCGGCTTGGTCGGCAGTGCCTCGGAAGCCATCATCTTGATTGCCAGCGGCATAGACTTCACGCCCGGCGACAACATCGTCACTAATGACCTGGAGTTTCCCAGCACCGTGCTGCCGTGGATACAGATGAAAGAGCACGGCATCGAGGTGCGCCTGGCGCGTAGTGAGAACTGGCAGTTCACGCCGGAAGACGTCATTGCGCACATTGACGAGCGCACGCGTCTGGTGGCGGTCAGCCACGTGAGCTACCTTTCGGGACTGCGGCTCGATCTTGACCCTATTGCCGAGGCCGCCCACGCCCATGGCGCGTTGCTGCTGGCGGACGTAACACAGTCGTTAGGCGTCGTGCCCGTGGACGTGAGTGATTACGACTTTGCGGTCGCCAGCACGTATAAGTGGCTGCTCGGCATCCACGGCGGCGGCGTGCTCTACTGGAACCGCGCGCGGTTGCCGGACTTCGCCCCGGGAGCGGTGGGCTGGTTCTCCGTGAGTGACTTTCTCAGTGACGATCGCTTCGAGAGAATCACCTGGAAGCCGACTGCCGAGCGCTTCGAGCTCGGCATGCCCTCATACGCAGCGATCTACGCCCTGGAGAACGGCGTTGGCTACCTGCAGCAGTTCGGCACCGACTGCATCGGCGCGCATGTGGAAGCGCTGGGCGATGAGCTCATTGGCGGCTTGCGGGATCAAGGTTGGACGATCATGACGCCGCAGGAGAGAGTTCGCCGCGCCGGGAATATTGCCATCGCTGTGGATGACGCCGTGGCCGTGCGCGATGCACTCATCGATAGAAACGTCCACACATGGGGCGGCGATGGGCGCGTGCGTGCGTCTCTCCACCTCTACAACGACAGTTCGGACGTTGAGTCCTATCTCGCCGCGTTGCAGCCGTTTGCGCCAGGTCGCTGA
- a CDS encoding SMP-30/gluconolactonase/LRE family protein yields MDAALELLVDAHALVGEGPLWDEEEQVLYWVDILSSKLFIYDPATGENHSIEVGQHVGTVVTRASGGLMLAVPEGFASFDLESQELTLVATPEAHIPGNRFNDGKCDPGGRFWAGSMAYANPKDSGSLYRLDTDMSVHEIFGGVAISNGIIWSLDHTTMYYIDTLRMNVRAFDYANATGDISNERVIIDWPEDAGMPDGMAIDSDGMLWVAHYGGSCVSRWDPNSGEMLEKIDLPVTQVTACAFGGPELDTLYITSAAQELDAAALEREPLAGGVFSLKKPYQGVPSFRFGG; encoded by the coding sequence GTGGATGCCGCTCTAGAACTCTTGGTGGATGCACACGCTCTGGTGGGCGAAGGGCCGCTGTGGGATGAGGAAGAGCAGGTGCTCTACTGGGTGGATATACTCAGCTCCAAACTCTTCATCTACGATCCGGCCACGGGCGAAAATCACTCCATTGAGGTGGGACAGCACGTAGGTACCGTGGTGACGCGCGCGTCAGGCGGGCTGATGCTGGCGGTGCCGGAGGGCTTTGCGTCTTTCGACCTGGAGAGCCAAGAGCTCACGCTGGTTGCCACGCCGGAAGCGCACATTCCCGGCAATCGCTTCAACGACGGCAAGTGCGATCCGGGAGGCCGCTTCTGGGCGGGCAGCATGGCCTACGCGAATCCCAAGGACTCCGGCAGCCTCTACCGTCTCGATACCGATATGAGTGTCCACGAGATATTCGGCGGCGTGGCCATCTCGAACGGCATCATCTGGAGCCTCGACCACACGACGATGTACTATATCGATACCCTGCGCATGAATGTGCGCGCGTTTGACTACGCCAACGCGACCGGTGACATTAGCAACGAACGGGTGATCATTGACTGGCCGGAAGACGCCGGGATGCCGGACGGGATGGCCATCGATAGCGACGGCATGCTCTGGGTGGCCCATTACGGCGGCTCGTGTGTGAGCCGGTGGGATCCAAACTCCGGCGAAATGCTGGAGAAGATCGACCTACCGGTTACTCAGGTCACGGCGTGCGCCTTCGGCGGTCCGGAGCTTGATACGCTCTACATAACCTCCGCGGCCCAGGAACTCGATGCCGCGGCGCTGGAGCGGGAGCCGCTCGCCGGCGGGGTCTTCTCCCTCAAGAAGCCGTACCAGGGTGTCCCGTCGTTTCGGTTTGGCGGGTAG
- a CDS encoding Gfo/Idh/MocA family oxidoreductase: MSASNKVRICMIGAGSLANVMHYPSLTEMEDVEIAGTCDLDAERLQSTAARFNIANTYSDYREMLDKEKPDGVYCLMPPHHLYDISINVLQRGHHLFVEKPPGLNAFQTSSMAKTAAKYGALTMTAFNRRFIPLMREVRAQVEARGPIIQFQSVFLKHQFTTPGDLPYYGGATDILSCDAVHAVDVCRWLGGSDVAAVASDVREVYADYPNVFNALIKFDNGCAGFLQANWVAGTRRHIFEIHGKGITAYIDPDDTARVYTDGNDEPAVLDVNTVAGSEARHRAYGFFGESRHFIDCIKTGRQPDTNFSDATKTMELVDSIYHSVLE, translated from the coding sequence ATGTCTGCCTCGAACAAAGTACGCATCTGCATGATCGGCGCGGGCAGTCTCGCCAACGTCATGCACTATCCGTCGTTGACGGAGATGGAAGACGTGGAGATTGCCGGCACGTGCGATCTCGACGCCGAGCGGCTGCAAAGTACGGCGGCCCGTTTCAACATCGCCAACACCTACTCCGACTATCGCGAGATGCTCGACAAGGAAAAGCCGGACGGGGTCTACTGCCTCATGCCGCCCCACCATCTTTACGACATCTCGATAAACGTCCTGCAGCGCGGCCACCATCTCTTCGTGGAGAAGCCGCCGGGACTCAACGCGTTCCAGACCAGCAGCATGGCCAAGACCGCCGCCAAGTACGGTGCGCTCACTATGACGGCCTTCAATCGCCGCTTCATCCCGCTCATGCGCGAAGTGCGGGCCCAGGTGGAAGCTCGCGGGCCGATCATCCAATTCCAGTCGGTCTTTCTCAAGCACCAGTTCACGACGCCGGGCGACCTCCCTTACTACGGCGGCGCGACTGACATTCTCAGTTGTGACGCAGTCCACGCGGTAGACGTATGCCGCTGGCTGGGCGGGAGCGACGTAGCGGCGGTGGCCAGCGACGTGCGTGAGGTGTATGCCGATTACCCCAACGTCTTCAACGCACTCATCAAGTTCGACAACGGCTGCGCCGGTTTCCTGCAGGCAAATTGGGTTGCCGGGACGCGGCGGCACATCTTCGAGATTCACGGCAAGGGCATTACGGCCTACATCGACCCGGACGATACGGCCAGAGTCTATACGGACGGCAACGACGAGCCGGCGGTGTTGGACGTCAACACGGTCGCGGGCAGCGAGGCGCGCCACCGTGCTTATGGCTTCTTTGGCGAGAGCCGCCACTTCATCGACTGCATCAAGACCGGCCGCCAGCCTGACACTAACTTCAGTGACGCCACGAAGACCATGGAACTTGTAGACTCCATTTATCACTCGGTGCTGGAGTAA
- a CDS encoding PEBP family protein: MSKNFLKWAAALLIVMWLAVGCGNGDGAATTASSPEAAAPEKSSGQTTTSEFKAEVWADNWFALYVNGELVGEDSVSITTERSFNAETITFTAAYPLTIAIEAKDFKETDSGLEYIGERNQQMGDGGIIAQITDLSTGKIVAVTNSGWKVLVIHRAPLNPECEKAADPNTTCRFEKSEAPPGWTSTDFAADQWDSATEWTEAAVRPRDGYNRIQWDESARLIWGSDLEIDNTILLRLTVAAPS; encoded by the coding sequence ATGTCCAAGAACTTCCTTAAGTGGGCGGCGGCGCTGCTGATCGTCATGTGGCTGGCGGTCGGCTGTGGAAACGGCGATGGCGCCGCTACAACCGCCTCAAGTCCGGAAGCAGCTGCCCCGGAAAAGTCCTCCGGCCAGACCACCACGTCAGAATTCAAAGCTGAGGTGTGGGCAGACAATTGGTTTGCGCTCTACGTCAACGGGGAACTGGTCGGCGAAGATTCGGTATCCATCACCACGGAGCGGTCCTTCAACGCCGAGACTATCACTTTCACCGCCGCGTATCCCCTGACCATCGCCATCGAAGCCAAGGACTTCAAGGAGACCGATTCTGGCCTCGAATACATCGGGGAACGCAACCAGCAGATGGGCGACGGCGGCATCATCGCGCAAATCACCGACCTGAGCACCGGCAAGATTGTGGCCGTGACCAATAGCGGCTGGAAAGTGCTAGTTATCCATCGCGCTCCCCTGAACCCCGAGTGCGAGAAAGCCGCTGATCCGAACACCACATGCCGCTTTGAGAAGTCAGAAGCCCCTCCCGGCTGGACCAGCACCGACTTTGCCGCCGACCAGTGGGATTCCGCCACCGAGTGGACCGAAGCCGCCGTGCGCCCCCGGGACGGCTACAACCGGATCCAATGGGACGAATCCGCCCGCCTCATCTGGGGCAGCGACCTGGAAATAGACAACACCATCCTCCTACGCCTGACCGTGGCTGCTCCTTCATGA